In Achromobacter spanius, the following proteins share a genomic window:
- a CDS encoding inositol monophosphatase family protein, with protein MINTLDAHIAFAQGLAQEARQMYAPYLRHVVGVDTNGATSRLPQTDIKPDRSLVTALDHAIEAHLRARIEEAYPQHGIYGEEGGTVRLDAEHVWVLDPIDGTAPFLAGIPVFGTLIALLQRGTPVLGIMDFPVTGDRWVGAAGRPTLHHGAPCHTRACDQLGDAMLSTSNPDFYAPDELPAFQALRERTRWRIYGGCCLAYGLLAAGRTDIAIDARLALYDYAPFIPIIQGAGGVITDWNGRALGLDNPASRILAAGDPARHREALHLVRQAMD; from the coding sequence ATGATCAACACCCTGGACGCCCATATCGCGTTCGCGCAAGGCTTGGCACAAGAGGCGCGACAAATGTACGCACCCTATCTGCGCCACGTCGTGGGCGTGGACACGAACGGCGCAACGTCCCGCTTGCCACAGACCGATATCAAGCCGGACCGCAGCCTTGTCACCGCGCTGGACCACGCCATCGAAGCGCACCTGCGCGCGCGCATCGAAGAGGCCTATCCCCAGCACGGCATCTACGGAGAAGAAGGCGGTACGGTCCGGCTGGACGCCGAGCACGTCTGGGTACTCGACCCCATCGACGGCACCGCGCCCTTTCTTGCCGGCATCCCGGTCTTTGGAACCTTGATCGCACTTTTACAGCGCGGCACACCCGTGCTGGGCATCATGGATTTTCCCGTCACCGGTGATCGCTGGGTGGGCGCCGCCGGACGCCCGACGCTGCATCACGGCGCCCCCTGCCACACGCGCGCTTGCGATCAACTGGGCGACGCCATGCTCAGCACCAGCAACCCGGATTTCTACGCGCCCGACGAACTTCCGGCGTTCCAGGCGCTGCGGGAACGCACGCGCTGGCGCATCTATGGCGGTTGCTGCCTGGCGTATGGCCTGCTGGCCGCCGGCCGCACCGACATCGCCATCGACGCCCGGCTGGCGCTTTACGACTACGCGCCCTTCATCCCCATCATCCAGGGTGCGGGCGGCGTCATTACGGACTGGAACGGCCGTGCGCTCGGGCTGGACAACCCGGCATCGCGCATCCTCGCCGCGGGCGACCCGGCGCGCCATCGGGAAGCCTTGCATCTGGTGCGCCAGGCAATGGATTGA
- a CDS encoding ABC transporter ATP-binding protein, whose translation MDIRIENLCISYGNQRVIDGLSLDISPGAFFTLLGPSGCGKTTLLRAIAGFTPIASGNLLFGGRDVTRLPAHQRNIGMVFQDYALFPNRSVFDNAAYGLRARKVAPALIQQRVTSALDRVGLGQYAARLPAELSGGQRQRVALARALVIQPQVLLMDEPLSNLDAKLRIQVRQTIAELQREAGITTVFVTHDQEEALALSDQIAVMQQGRVAQLGTPRDIYSAPASGYVADFIGAANLLPVQCHALETGPVHLQVDGHAVAAHAPVPVAGQAVLVARPEDILLSTTPGAGVPARILAQQYLGIKTNYRVELPSGRHMNVDVHGDPIAALARGTEVDLVFNPQKTLVLAS comes from the coding sequence ATGGACATCCGCATCGAGAACCTCTGCATTTCGTACGGCAACCAGCGCGTCATCGACGGCCTGAGCCTGGATATTTCCCCCGGCGCCTTCTTTACCTTGCTGGGCCCCAGCGGCTGCGGCAAGACCACCCTGCTGCGCGCCATCGCGGGCTTTACGCCCATTGCGTCCGGCAATCTGCTGTTCGGCGGGCGCGACGTGACCCGCCTGCCGGCGCACCAGCGCAACATCGGCATGGTGTTCCAGGACTACGCATTGTTTCCCAACCGCAGCGTGTTCGACAACGCCGCTTACGGTCTACGCGCAAGAAAAGTGGCGCCCGCCCTGATCCAGCAAAGAGTGACCTCGGCGTTGGACCGCGTGGGGCTGGGGCAATACGCGGCAAGGCTGCCGGCCGAACTATCCGGCGGCCAGCGACAACGCGTGGCGCTCGCCCGCGCGCTGGTCATTCAGCCGCAAGTACTGCTGATGGACGAACCGCTGTCGAACCTGGATGCCAAGCTGCGGATCCAGGTGCGCCAGACGATCGCCGAACTCCAGCGCGAGGCCGGCATCACCACCGTTTTCGTCACCCACGATCAGGAAGAAGCGCTGGCGCTATCCGATCAGATCGCCGTCATGCAGCAGGGGCGCGTGGCGCAGCTCGGCACACCACGCGACATCTACAGCGCGCCTGCCAGCGGCTATGTGGCGGACTTCATCGGCGCGGCCAATCTGCTGCCCGTGCAGTGCCACGCGCTTGAAACCGGGCCGGTGCATTTACAGGTGGACGGGCACGCCGTGGCCGCGCACGCCCCCGTGCCCGTGGCGGGGCAGGCCGTGCTGGTGGCGCGCCCCGAAGACATCCTGCTGTCCACCACGCCGGGCGCCGGGGTGCCCGCGCGGATCCTGGCGCAGCAGTACCTGGGCATCAAGACCAACTACCGCGTCGAACTGCCCAGCGGCCGCCATATGAACGTGGACGTGCACGGCGACCCGATCGCCGCGCTTGCGCGAGGAACCGAGGTCGATCTGGTATTCAACCCGCAAAAAACCCTGGTGTTGGCATCATGA
- a CDS encoding ABC transporter permease — protein MKRLAPILRSPWTWLSLAVLAVLLVFLVWPVLNILSASVLARSDEGLSGWQIMLSDPRYPRAIGNTLLLGAGVTLLAVAIGVPLAYLTARHRYPGKALVSILPLITLIIPEVIGAQTWLMILGNNGVLTRALRDGLGLDPPSFYGWPGLLTVMTFTYYAYIYIGTLAAIRGFDAQLEEAAQSLGTSPPVSRLKVMAPVVMPAVLASALLVFTMVVGNFATSMILGHRVELLSVLTYQASVSETGSDPVMQSTLATTSIGLVMLALFLQRWIVSRGRYEITQGRAAPETPIRGPGGLAMAGAALAVMALSMLPLGTLAVGAFTRAHGPVMRWGEWTVAHLERVLINAPGPVLNSVLFAGAATLIAIAFSTLASYLIVKKRNVLTPWLDYLSSIPLALSGTVIGIGLLMTFGHGAFDLSGTASLIVLAYIVRRLPFGVRNASSTLFNLPDSIEEASISLGVPPLASFIKVVLPLMAPAIAAAAVLTWTTSVSELSASVIVYSPGHETLPIQIFRLIDSGLMAQASAYGLVLITVILAPVLLATRVFNIRLFA, from the coding sequence ATGAAGCGCCTGGCCCCCATCTTGCGGTCGCCCTGGACCTGGTTGTCGCTGGCGGTACTGGCGGTGCTGCTGGTGTTCCTGGTCTGGCCCGTGCTGAATATCCTGTCGGCCAGCGTGCTGGCGCGCAGCGACGAAGGCCTGTCCGGCTGGCAGATCATGCTGTCGGATCCGCGTTACCCGCGCGCCATCGGCAACACCTTGCTGCTGGGCGCGGGCGTGACGCTGCTGGCCGTCGCCATCGGTGTGCCGCTTGCGTACCTGACGGCGCGCCACCGCTATCCCGGTAAAGCGCTGGTGTCGATCCTGCCGCTGATCACGCTCATCATTCCCGAAGTCATCGGCGCGCAGACCTGGCTGATGATCCTGGGCAATAACGGCGTGCTGACGCGCGCGCTGCGTGATGGGCTGGGGCTGGACCCGCCCTCCTTCTATGGCTGGCCCGGACTGCTGACGGTCATGACCTTCACGTATTACGCGTACATCTACATCGGTACGCTGGCCGCCATCCGCGGCTTTGACGCGCAGCTTGAAGAGGCCGCCCAAAGCCTGGGCACGTCGCCGCCCGTATCACGCCTGAAAGTCATGGCGCCGGTGGTGATGCCCGCCGTGCTGGCCAGCGCCCTGCTTGTCTTCACCATGGTCGTGGGCAACTTCGCTACGTCGATGATTCTTGGGCACCGCGTCGAACTGCTGTCGGTGTTGACCTATCAGGCGTCGGTGTCCGAAACAGGCAGCGACCCGGTCATGCAAAGCACGCTTGCCACCACGTCGATCGGCCTGGTGATGCTGGCCCTGTTCCTGCAACGCTGGATTGTGTCGCGCGGTCGTTATGAAATCACCCAGGGGCGTGCCGCCCCCGAGACGCCGATACGGGGGCCGGGCGGGCTGGCGATGGCGGGCGCGGCGCTGGCCGTGATGGCGCTGTCCATGCTGCCGCTGGGCACACTGGCCGTCGGCGCGTTCACCCGCGCGCACGGCCCCGTCATGCGCTGGGGCGAATGGACGGTTGCGCATCTGGAACGGGTGCTGATCAACGCCCCGGGCCCGGTGCTCAACTCCGTTTTGTTCGCAGGCGCCGCCACGCTGATCGCCATCGCCTTCAGCACCCTGGCCAGCTACCTGATCGTCAAGAAGCGCAACGTGTTGACGCCCTGGCTGGACTACCTCAGCTCCATTCCGCTGGCGCTGTCCGGCACGGTGATCGGCATTGGCCTGTTGATGACCTTCGGCCATGGCGCCTTCGACCTGTCCGGCACCGCTTCACTGATCGTGCTGGCCTACATCGTGCGGCGGCTTCCCTTTGGCGTGCGCAACGCTTCGTCCACGCTGTTCAACCTGCCCGACTCCATTGAAGAGGCGTCCATCAGCCTGGGGGTGCCGCCATTGGCGTCCTTCATCAAAGTGGTGCTGCCCTTGATGGCGCCCGCCATCGCGGCTGCCGCCGTGCTGACCTGGACCACCAGCGTCTCGGAACTGAGCGCCTCGGTCATCGTGTATTCGCCCGGGCATGAAACGCTGCCCATCCAGATTTTCCGCTTGATCGACAGCGGCCTGATGGCGCAGGCATCGGCCTACGGCCTGGTGCTGATCACGGTGATCCTGGCGCCCGTGCTGCTGGCCACCCGCGTCTTCAACATCCGGCTCTTTGCCTGA
- a CDS encoding extracellular solute-binding protein has translation MIQLPAFNRRQMLKLLAATGGIGALPTQALAQRAEKVVLYTTLNAQSVETASDIARDVLPHIKPSTVAGGSSQLLKRIEAEAGQPKGDLFWTSSANVMHGYRALFEPYRSEHIAAIPDDLHGPDDLWMAANLHIVVGMVNARHVPGAAPTSWADLTDRRFKGKIIISDPGNSSTAFTALWGIERVLGTEGLRALARNVTVSSAASHVVRSVGQGEYAVGITFESTAYPYVAGGQKEIGIMYPTDGTFTVADNMAMVKNAPNPEAAKRMYDLLLSREMQLALLQNAYRRPSRNDIDVSKHLDMPPLADIKIVPVDEAEAAAGREAFLARWRAYLAQSRST, from the coding sequence ATGATCCAGCTTCCCGCTTTCAACCGACGCCAGATGCTCAAGCTGCTGGCCGCCACCGGCGGCATCGGCGCCCTGCCCACCCAGGCGCTGGCCCAGCGTGCCGAAAAGGTCGTCCTGTACACCACGCTGAACGCGCAGTCCGTCGAGACCGCCAGCGACATCGCGCGCGACGTGCTGCCCCATATCAAACCCAGCACCGTTGCAGGCGGCAGCAGCCAGTTGCTCAAGCGGATCGAAGCCGAAGCCGGCCAGCCCAAGGGCGACCTGTTCTGGACATCCAGCGCCAACGTCATGCATGGCTACCGCGCCCTGTTCGAGCCCTACCGCTCTGAACATATCGCCGCCATTCCCGACGATCTGCACGGCCCCGACGATCTCTGGATGGCCGCCAACCTTCACATCGTGGTCGGCATGGTCAACGCGCGGCACGTGCCCGGCGCCGCGCCGACGTCGTGGGCGGACCTGACCGACCGTCGCTTCAAAGGCAAGATCATCATTAGCGACCCCGGCAACAGTTCCACCGCCTTCACCGCCTTGTGGGGCATCGAGCGCGTGCTGGGCACCGAAGGCTTGAGAGCGCTGGCGCGCAACGTCACCGTGTCCAGCGCGGCCTCGCATGTGGTGCGCAGTGTTGGCCAGGGCGAATACGCCGTGGGCATCACTTTCGAGTCCACGGCCTACCCCTATGTGGCGGGCGGCCAGAAAGAGATCGGCATCATGTACCCCACGGACGGCACCTTCACCGTGGCCGACAACATGGCCATGGTAAAGAACGCGCCCAACCCGGAAGCCGCCAAGCGCATGTACGACTTGCTGCTGTCGCGCGAGATGCAATTGGCCTTGCTGCAAAACGCCTACCGCCGCCCCAGCCGCAACGACATCGACGTCAGCAAGCACCTGGATATGCCGCCGCTTGCCGACATCAAGATCGTGCCGGTGGACGAAGCCGAAGCGGCGGCTGGCCGCGAAGCCTTTCTTGCACGGTGGCGCGCCTACCTCGCGCAGTCGCGCAGCACCTGA
- a CDS encoding TonB-dependent siderophore receptor: MRATLTAGRKAVLTATCAGALAVGMPAVWAQSAPAAAPVSVNAQRGYQIPAGALADALTQFARTAGVVLSFDPALVRGRHSDGLNGTYSVGAGFARILSGSGLQARAQSGNTWTLAPAPVSGDAHVLAPVTVSGMSESALAPTVGYVASASVSATKTDTPLIETPQSVSVITREQIKEQGAQTLNQVLRYTAGVATESRGATATRLDQFSVRGFSASSYLDGLRVFGGRDALPQVDAYRLERVDVLKGPASVMYGQGGPGGVVNQVSKRPLEETLREVEVQVGNYDYRRANFDFGGPMDEEGKYLYRLVGAGYMSDGQVKDTKERRYFVSPAFTWKPNGDTSLTVLTNFQRDPDMGSYGTVPAMRTLLSAPDGIRLPANYYDGDANFEKSDRKSYSLGYVLDHRFNDTFKATQSLRWTRSEAQYRSVYGAMTNNYGYTDKRYLYQQRASIATDVDVGALTIDNNLQARFNTGRFGHTALLGFDYQHVKTDTLAGYGSAPPLYVLNPDNHQRIATPAFSTDATSTQYQAGLYFQDQIKIDRLSVLLGGRYDWSRNVGETTTIATGRVAPSSLNAEKFTGRLGVIYNFDNGVAPYFSYSESFEPQSGTGWQNTPFKPIEGNQYEVGIKYQPPGSATLLSFAAFDIRRENMTTTDPDPTHICGTAGGRCSIQAGELRTQGIELEAKSEPMRGLTVVAAYSLMNNEYSKANPNLAGLNLKDKSPAGVPSQQASAWARYQLQDGPLAGMGVGGGVRYIGSSFVNETNTMKVPSVTLVDLMLDYDLGRVSPSLKGMQVALNVQNLFDKEYIASCSGDSWCWYGYQRSVKASLRYRW; encoded by the coding sequence ATGCGCGCCACATTGACGGCTGGCCGCAAGGCTGTGCTGACCGCCACCTGCGCGGGCGCTCTTGCCGTCGGTATGCCCGCCGTGTGGGCGCAATCCGCGCCCGCCGCCGCCCCAGTCTCCGTCAACGCGCAGCGCGGCTACCAGATTCCCGCCGGCGCCCTGGCCGATGCGCTGACGCAGTTTGCGCGCACGGCGGGCGTGGTGCTGTCGTTCGACCCGGCGTTGGTGCGCGGCCGTCATTCCGATGGGCTGAACGGCACCTATTCGGTCGGTGCGGGCTTTGCGCGGATTCTGTCGGGCAGCGGCCTGCAGGCGCGTGCGCAGTCGGGCAATACCTGGACGCTGGCGCCCGCGCCGGTCTCGGGCGACGCGCATGTGCTGGCGCCGGTGACGGTGTCGGGCATGTCGGAAAGCGCGTTGGCGCCCACCGTGGGCTATGTGGCCAGCGCCAGCGTCAGCGCCACCAAGACCGACACGCCGCTGATCGAAACGCCGCAATCGGTGTCGGTGATCACGCGCGAACAGATCAAGGAGCAAGGCGCGCAAACGCTGAACCAGGTCTTGCGATATACGGCGGGTGTGGCCACTGAATCGCGCGGCGCCACCGCCACGCGCCTGGACCAGTTCAGCGTGCGTGGCTTTTCGGCGTCGTCCTATCTGGACGGCTTGCGCGTGTTCGGCGGCCGTGACGCCTTGCCGCAAGTGGACGCCTACCGCCTGGAGCGCGTGGACGTGTTGAAGGGACCCGCCTCGGTCATGTATGGCCAGGGCGGCCCGGGCGGCGTGGTGAACCAGGTCAGCAAGCGTCCGTTGGAAGAGACGCTACGCGAAGTCGAGGTGCAGGTCGGCAACTACGATTACCGCCGCGCCAACTTTGACTTTGGCGGCCCCATGGACGAGGAAGGCAAGTACCTGTATCGCCTGGTCGGCGCGGGCTATATGTCGGACGGCCAGGTCAAGGACACCAAGGAACGGCGCTATTTCGTGTCGCCGGCCTTTACGTGGAAGCCCAATGGCGACACCTCGCTGACGGTGCTGACCAACTTCCAACGCGATCCGGACATGGGCTCTTACGGCACCGTGCCCGCCATGCGCACGCTGCTGTCGGCGCCGGACGGCATCCGCCTTCCGGCCAACTACTACGACGGCGACGCCAATTTCGAAAAGAGCGATCGCAAGAGCTATTCGCTGGGTTATGTGCTGGACCATCGCTTCAACGACACGTTCAAGGCCACGCAAAGCCTGCGCTGGACGCGGTCCGAGGCTCAGTACCGCAGCGTCTATGGCGCCATGACGAACAACTACGGCTACACGGACAAGCGCTACCTGTACCAGCAGCGCGCATCCATTGCCACGGACGTGGACGTGGGCGCGCTGACCATCGACAACAATCTGCAGGCGCGTTTCAATACCGGCCGCTTCGGCCACACGGCGTTGCTGGGCTTTGACTATCAGCACGTGAAGACCGACACGCTGGCGGGCTATGGCAGCGCGCCGCCGCTGTATGTACTTAACCCGGACAATCACCAGCGCATCGCCACCCCCGCGTTCTCGACGGACGCCACCTCCACGCAGTACCAGGCGGGCCTGTACTTCCAGGACCAGATCAAGATTGATCGCTTGTCGGTGCTGCTGGGCGGACGCTACGACTGGTCTCGCAACGTGGGTGAGACCACGACGATTGCCACCGGCCGCGTCGCGCCGTCTTCCTTGAATGCCGAGAAGTTCACGGGCCGCCTGGGCGTGATCTACAACTTCGACAACGGCGTCGCGCCGTACTTCAGCTATTCGGAATCGTTCGAGCCGCAGTCGGGCACGGGCTGGCAGAACACGCCGTTCAAGCCCATCGAGGGCAATCAGTACGAGGTCGGCATCAAGTACCAGCCGCCTGGCAGCGCAACCCTGCTGTCGTTCGCGGCGTTCGACATCCGTCGCGAAAACATGACCACGACGGATCCGGATCCCACGCACATCTGCGGCACTGCCGGTGGCCGGTGCTCGATCCAGGCGGGCGAGCTGCGCACGCAGGGTATCGAACTGGAAGCCAAGAGCGAACCGATGCGGGGCCTGACGGTGGTGGCCGCGTATTCCTTGATGAACAACGAGTACTCCAAGGCCAACCCCAACCTGGCGGGCTTGAACCTGAAGGACAAATCGCCGGCCGGCGTGCCGTCTCAGCAGGCGTCCGCATGGGCGCGCTATCAACTGCAGGACGGACCGTTGGCGGGCATGGGCGTGGGCGGCGGCGTGCGCTACATCGGCTCGTCGTTTGTCAATGAGACCAACACGATGAAGGTACCGTCCGTGACGCTGGTCGACCTGATGCTGGACTATGACCTTGGCCGTGTGTCGCCGTCGTTGAAGGGCATGCAGGTGGCCTTGAACGTCCAGAACCTGTTCGACAAGGAATACATCGCGTCTTGCTCGGGGGATTCCTGGTGCTGGTATGGCTACCAGCGTTCGGTCAAGGCCAGCCTGCGTTATCGCTGGTAA
- a CDS encoding FecR domain-containing protein — MNNAAHGMPPDPVVRQAIAWWAKLQSGVADAHDRESCRAWLEADAAHRQAWERLEAIGRDARRVPAPLAHAALNAPASSGRRAVLRSLLGVSAISAMGWAGYRHTPWQRLTADLSTRVGERRSVALADGLRIILNSDSAVRVHVSGSERGIDLLRGEMLVDTEPRPGVDALRVDSGHGELRAERARFDLRRTDTDSRLGVYEGSVALLRDGAWTQASAGERLAFSDAHDVVRKASDPDRLAWVDGLVVAKEWRLDDFARHLARQRVGVIRVDPAVAGLRLSGVFPLDDAERALRALEPALPISVSRHTQYWLQVGPRQI; from the coding sequence ATGAATAACGCCGCGCACGGCATGCCGCCGGACCCGGTCGTGCGCCAGGCCATTGCCTGGTGGGCCAAGCTGCAAAGCGGCGTGGCCGACGCGCACGACCGGGAATCCTGTCGCGCCTGGCTGGAAGCGGATGCCGCGCACCGGCAGGCTTGGGAACGCCTGGAAGCGATCGGCCGCGACGCGCGGCGGGTGCCTGCGCCGCTGGCGCATGCGGCGCTGAATGCCCCGGCGTCTTCGGGGCGCCGCGCGGTATTGCGGTCGCTGCTCGGGGTTAGCGCAATTTCCGCGATGGGGTGGGCGGGCTATCGGCACACGCCCTGGCAGCGCCTGACGGCAGACTTGAGCACGCGCGTGGGCGAACGCCGCAGCGTGGCGTTGGCCGACGGCTTGCGCATCATCTTGAACAGCGACAGCGCGGTGCGCGTGCATGTGTCGGGCAGCGAGCGTGGCATTGATCTGTTGCGCGGCGAGATGCTGGTCGACACCGAGCCGCGTCCGGGCGTTGACGCGTTGCGCGTGGACTCGGGCCATGGCGAATTGCGAGCCGAGCGAGCCCGCTTTGATCTGCGACGCACGGATACGGATTCGCGCTTGGGCGTGTACGAGGGCAGCGTCGCTTTGCTGCGCGATGGGGCCTGGACCCAAGCCAGCGCGGGCGAACGCCTGGCTTTCTCAGACGCGCATGACGTCGTGCGCAAGGCCTCGGACCCGGACCGCCTGGCCTGGGTGGACGGCTTGGTGGTCGCCAAGGAATGGCGTCTGGATGACTTCGCGCGCCATCTGGCGCGCCAGCGCGTGGGTGTGATTCGGGTGGACCCGGCCGTCGCAGGGCTGAGGCTATCAGGCGTCTTTCCCTTGGACGATGCCGAACGCGCGCTCAGGGCGCTTGAACCCGCGCTACCCATTAGCGTCAGTCGGCACACCCAGTACTGGTTGCAGGTCGGACCACGCCAGATCTGA
- a CDS encoding sigma-70 family RNA polymerase sigma factor, protein MASVDGLVDSRVDSLYREHRPWLFGWLRRKLGCDHRAEDLAQDVFVRVIQGRKAVRAHDARALLTTIAKGLVVDHQRHAALEYAYLGYLSTLPQAYAPSPETQAEQLQALVRLDHLLDGLPPKARAAFLMSQLDGLTYPDIAQRLGVSLSSVQQYMVRAMTACYAAFYE, encoded by the coding sequence ATCGCGTCCGTTGACGGGCTCGTCGATAGCCGCGTTGATAGTCTCTACCGCGAGCATCGCCCCTGGCTGTTCGGCTGGCTGCGCCGCAAGCTGGGCTGCGACCACCGCGCGGAAGACCTGGCGCAGGATGTGTTCGTGCGGGTGATCCAGGGGCGCAAAGCCGTGCGCGCCCATGACGCGCGCGCCTTGTTGACCACGATTGCGAAGGGGCTGGTGGTGGACCACCAGCGCCACGCCGCGCTGGAATACGCCTACCTTGGCTATCTTTCCACGCTGCCGCAGGCTTATGCGCCGTCACCCGAGACGCAGGCCGAACAACTGCAGGCGCTGGTGCGTCTGGACCACTTGCTGGACGGCCTGCCTCCCAAGGCCCGAGCCGCGTTCTTGATGTCGCAGCTGGATGGGCTGACCTATCCCGACATCGCACAACGCCTGGGCGTCTCCCTGAGTTCCGTACAACAGTACATGGTGCGCGCGATGACCGCGTGCTATGCGGCGTTCTATGAATAA